The stretch of DNA CACAGTTCCTCGCTAAGCATCAGTCAAGTAGCTGAAGCGATTGAGGATTCTTATAAACGCCTGATTGCTCCATCAGTCGAGCGGGAAATTCGCACGGAGCTAACAGAAAAAGGGGAAACACAAGCCATTCATATCTTCTCTGAAAACTTGCGAAACCTTTTATTACAGCCTCCATTGAAAGGTAAAGTCGTTCTTGGGGTAGATCCGGCTTATCGTACAGGTTGTAAATTAGCTGTCGTGGATGATACCGGGAAGCTTCAGGAAGTATCCGTCATTTATCCACATCCACCAAAAGCAGATCCGACAGCGTCCAAAAAAACCATTTTGGATGTATTGAAGCGATACCCTGTTTCAATCGTTGCCATAGGTAACGGAACAGCCTCCCGTGAAACGGAGCAATTTGTCGCGGAATGTTTGAAAGAAGCAGATCGTGAAATTGCTTATGTAATAGTAAACGAAGCTGGCGCAAGTGTTTATTCGGCTTCAGACACTGCTCGTGCGGAATTTCCTCATCTTCAGGTAGAACAACGCAGTGCAGTATCGATTGCTCGAAGACTACAGGATCCGCTATCAGAATTAGTCAAAATTGAACCTAAAGCAGTAGGGGTTGGACAATACCAACACGACGTCTCGCAGAAAAAACTAAATGAATCATTAACATTCATAGTAGAAACTGCCGTTAACCAAGTGGGTGTTAACATTAACACAGCCTCTGCATCGTTATTACAATATGTTTCGGGTCTCTCCAAAACCGTAGCTGAAAATGTCATCATCATGCGAGATGAAAATGGCAAGTTCACTTCACGCGCACAACTGAAGAAAATTCCGCGTCTCGGCGCCAAAACATACGAGCAAGCTATTGGGTTCTTACGTATTCCTGAAGCAAAAAACCCGTTTGATGCGACTGGTATCCATCCAGAAAGTTATCAAAGTGCTGAAGAAGTACTGAAAACAGCAGGGTTGAAGAAAGCACAAATCGGCACGAAAGAAGCTGAACTCGCTCTTAATGAGATAGATTTGAAAGAGTTGAGTGAGCGATTAGATATTGGGGAAATTACGTTGAAAGATATCGTGGATACCTTAAAAAAACCGACACGTGATCCACGTGATCAATTCCCTCAACCATTGCTGAAGACGGATGTTCTTCAAATGGAAGACTTGGCAAGTGGAATGGAATTGCAAGGAACAGTTCGCAACGTTGTTGATTTTGGCGCTTTTGTAGACATCGGTGTAAAACAAGATGGACTTGTTCACATTTCTAAACTAAAAAAAGGCTTCGTCAAACATCCACTAGACGTTGTTGCTCTTGGTGACATTGTGACAGTATGGGTGGAACAAGT from Paenisporosarcina sp. FSL H8-0542 encodes:
- a CDS encoding Tex family protein yields the protein MDAKQMMQRIAKETNVRPAQAQQVIDLLEEGNTVPFIARYRKEATGSLDEVQIKAVEDRYRYIQQLEQRKEEVLRLIDEQGKLTEELSQAIQAASVLQRLEDLYRPYKQKRRTKATIAKEKGLEPLASLLLKFSQTQPVELAKDFINEEKEVMNAEEALQGARDILAEQFADDAKIREKIRNLTRAEGSIVSTVKKQEADEKSVFEMYYDYTEPVKKIVPHRVLALNRGEKEDILKINLLSPVDRIISVMRDEWIPTHSSSLSISQVAEAIEDSYKRLIAPSVEREIRTELTEKGETQAIHIFSENLRNLLLQPPLKGKVVLGVDPAYRTGCKLAVVDDTGKLQEVSVIYPHPPKADPTASKKTILDVLKRYPVSIVAIGNGTASRETEQFVAECLKEADREIAYVIVNEAGASVYSASDTARAEFPHLQVEQRSAVSIARRLQDPLSELVKIEPKAVGVGQYQHDVSQKKLNESLTFIVETAVNQVGVNINTASASLLQYVSGLSKTVAENVIIMRDENGKFTSRAQLKKIPRLGAKTYEQAIGFLRIPEAKNPFDATGIHPESYQSAEEVLKTAGLKKAQIGTKEAELALNEIDLKELSERLDIGEITLKDIVDTLKKPTRDPRDQFPQPLLKTDVLQMEDLASGMELQGTVRNVVDFGAFVDIGVKQDGLVHISKLKKGFVKHPLDVVALGDIVTVWVEQVEKTKGRISLTMLPPVKQN